The Cuculus canorus isolate bCucCan1 chromosome 14, bCucCan1.pri, whole genome shotgun sequence genomic sequence TCAGTCTGCCCTATTAATTTGTAAATCATGTCTCTATTTCGGTAAGTAGCTACTGGAGCAGCAAAGAGAGATTCAAGGGCCCATCCTACCTTCACTCCTGTAGAGGGCTTCTGCCATGTATCATCTTCCTTTATATCTCTTTTGATTCTGTTGATTTGTAGAGTTTCCAGTTTCCCTTTAAAAGGGGAACGTTTCCAAATTGGGCATAAGGTGGGTAAGCCTAATGTGATTTCTTTAACCTTCCCCGTAACTGGTAAATGGGTAGTCCACGTTCCATCACTATTGGCCCATACAAAATTTCCCATACTCTTAATAGTTGAATACTTACAATCTGGTTTATGATAGGGGATCATCTGTCCTCCACTTTTGTATCCCCGGCAGGCGCACCCAGCCTTTAAAGCCACTCTTACGGGGGGTATTGTTATTTCATCTGGGTTTGAATCACAGTCCCATATTTCAGAACAATTCCACCAAGGTACGTTTTGTATCACTTCTCGACTAACTCCATTATTGGCCAAAAGGGTTTCGGTTGGAATTGTTGCGTCCTGCTTTCCCTCCCATTTGATACACCACGAAGTGTTACCACCATAGTGGAATTTTTGCAAGATATTAGTTGACCAAATGGTTTCCCATTCTaattgtttttgtctttcttggcATTCCCATTGTGTCTCTGTTTTTGTGATAATTCTATCATACATACATACCCCAAATTCTCCTCCTGAATTCTTAGTAATGAAGGTGGAGTTTGCGAGCTGGTTACAAATCTGTTCTGGCAGCCATTCCCCTTTTACCCTGACCTGCCGTTCCTTTTCTATGGTTATTTGTTTGCACTCAGTCTTATTTCCCTGTGATGTCGGGAGAGGGAAAGTTATTATTCCCCAGTTTATAGGTTCCCCCGCTGCCTTAGGAACTGGAAGGCAAGCAGTAATTTTACTGGTATTCTGTATTCCTGCAAAATCCTTAATTAAGCCTATTATTAGGTTTTCCTCGGGGTCCCTTGAGGGGAGGTGTATTACCTGTGGTGTTGGAGTGGGCTCTATATCTCGCCTTTTTCTATGGGATACTATTATCTTTTCCAATCCTTTGTTAATGTCGAATTGGATTCCTTTTCCCGATGTTACTTCCACTTTCTGATTTCAAACCGTGCAAGACAGAATGGCATTTTGTTCTGGATGATATCTCACATTTCTATTCTTCCGGTGGGTGCCTGTGGAAAAAGTCATATTCATCAGAAACCATATTATTATGATTGTCCCATAGACGTAATTAGACATCCTTCTGGTATGTAAGTTTCAGCTTTGTAGGTCCAGTTACTTCTGCTTGCCACTCTCCGGGAACCTTCTTTACCCGTGTGTAGTGAATCCAGGAATCAATTCCCTTCACTTTAACTGCGGTAAAGGTAGTCAGCAGCACCAGGTGCGGTCCGTTCCACCGTTCTCTCAGTGGTTCCTCAACCCAATCACGGACGTAAACCTGGTCTCCTGGATTGATATTGTGCACTGGGTGTTCCAATGACAAGGGTCGATTCCAAACCAGAGTACTCCGCAGCCGCGTCAAAGTTCTAGCAAGGGATAACACATAGTTATATACATCTTGCCCACCTTTTATATGCATATTGAGGTTAGGTTGTGGCGCCTCGTAGGGTTTTCCGAAAAGAATTTCGTAAGGGCTCACCCCTATCCCACTTCTAGGTTTTATTCTTATTCTCAGGAGCGCTATGGGTAATGCTTGTGGCCACTGTATCTTGGCTTCCTGACATATCTTACTAATCTGCCTCTTAattgtctgattcatcttttccacCTGTCCGCTCGACTGTGGTCTCCATGGCATATGGAGATTCCAAGAAATTCCCAGCATTTTACTTATTCCCTGAACAATAGTAGCCACAAAATGTGGCCCCCTATCTGATGATATTCCCAGAGGAACTCCAAATCTTGGTATAATTTCTCGCAATAACCACTTAACCGTTTCTTTAGCTTGGTTTGTGCGACAGGGAAAGGCTTCCGGCCATCCAGAGAAGGTGTCAACCCCAACCAATAAATACCGATACCCCTGGGCCTTAGGTAATTCCACAAAATCAACCTGCCAGTAGTCACCTGGTTCCATACCTACTCTAATATGTCCCATTTCTATCCTTTTCCTAACTATTGGATTATTCTTCAGACAGATTTCGCATTTTGCATTTATAGATCttgccattgttaacatctgtgttGAGATTATGCTGCGTTGGAGATAAGTAACCAAGGCTTCTGCTCCCCAATGACATTTTTGATGTTCTGTTTGTAGGATTGTTCGCATAACGTTAGATGGTACGATTACTTGCCTGGTTGTTGTTAAGTACCACCCATCCGAATTTAACTGGGCTTTCGTTAGTCCGGCTAGTTTCTCGTCTTCTTCTGAATACTTTTGGTTTTTGTGTTAAGTAATTTTGGAA encodes the following:
- the LOC128853667 gene encoding uncharacterized protein LOC128853667 encodes the protein MYDRIITKTETQWECQERQKQLEWETIWSTNILQKFHYGGNTSWCIKWEGKQDATIPTETLLANNGVSREVIQNVPWWNCSEIWDCDSNPDEITIPPVRVALKAGCACRGYKSGGQMIPYHKPDCKYSTIKSMGNFVWANSDGTWTTHLPVTGKVKEITLGLPTLCPIWKRSPFKGKLETLQINRIKRDIKEDDTWQKPSTGVKVGWALESLFAAPVATYRNRDMIYKLIGQTERLARVTKKGFRDLNMQLKATTKMTLQNRRALDILLLKEHGVCGYLKDRVDHCCVHIPNVTMDIEYDISQLKRIEQEAEEERKEIGHNWIGELFNGLGIHLGGWLQSLLETICTLLLVFLVIYLVYLCIRQEITCNTSWTHKIIGAVTREYPRRLTPPPKYYETTRMEN